CGGCTTTCCCGACGGCGTCATCAACCTGGTATATGCGTCCGAAGGTGACGCCGTAGGACGCGAACTCTGCTCAAATCCCAAGGTGCGAAAGATCAGCTTTACGGGCTCGACCGAGGTTGGCCGGCTGCTCATGCGCCAGTGCTCGGACCAGATCAAGAAGGTCAGCCTCGAGCTCGGCGGCAATGCCCCTTTCATTGTCTTTGATGACGCCGATATCGACGCTGCGGTTGACGGCGCGATCCAGGCGAAATTCCGCAACGCCGGTCAGACTTGCGTTTCGGCGAACCGCCTTTACGTCCAATCGAGCGTTCACGATGAGTTCGTCGAGAAGTTCGTGGACAAAGTCCGGCACTTGTCGGTTGGCGACGGCTTCGTTGCCGGAGTGGACATTGGACCGCTGATCGACATCCATGCTCTGCGCAAGATCGAGTCGCACATTGCAGATGCCGTTGCCAAGGGTGGGATTATTCGATGCGGGGCCGAACGCATCGGCAAGGATGGCACCTTCTTCAAGCCCACAGTGCTCACCGAAATTTCCAGCATCATGGCTGTTGCGCAAGAGGAGACTTTCGGGCCGCTGGCGCCGATCATTCGCTTCGAAGATGCGGATCAGGTTGTGCGTGAGGCCAACGACACGATCTACGGCCTCGCCGCCTATTTCTATGCCTCGAACCTCAAGCGTGTCTGGCGCGTTGCCGAGGCATTGGAATACGGCATGGTTGGCATCAACACGGGGCGTATGTCTTCGGAAGCGGCGCCTTTTGGCGGCATGAAGCAGTCCGGCATCGGGCGGGAGGGTTCCCGCCACGGGCTCGAAGACTACCTCGAAATGAAATACCTCTGCATGGGCGGCATCTGATCTCTATCTGGATGGACACCTCGGGCGGCGCACGATCAAACCAAAGAGATGATTCGAGCGCGGACCGCTTCGGGTCGTTTCAGTGCCCCCGCCTGCGCGCCTTAAGCTTGGATAGGTGAGCAACCTACCGTCCGCAGGTGCACCTTGCCTCCTCGCTGTAGAGGGGTTTCAACGTAGCTGGGCGTCTAGATGCATACCGCGGCACGTCTCGCCAGGCCGGTGTCTGCTGCAACTAAGAAGGCGATTGTGCATCAGGTGCGCTGAGACAGCGAAGGTAGTCAACCCGACGATGCAAGACGTCCGCACGGCGAATTGGCGCACCGAAACGTTTACGCCGCAACCTCCTTATTGCCGCACGGCCCACTGAGCCCCCTTCGCGCATCGCTCTGAATCGGTACAGTCGCCGGCATTCTCGCCTGGAGAAGATTCAGTGACACAAGACGTGCCCAGGCCGCGCATGCACGAAAGACATTGAGGGTTGAGATCCAATGATTATAGCGCATCTGCTCGACATGGACGGGGTCCTGGTCCGGGGCGGCCAACCGATTTCTGGCTCGGTCGGCTATGTTGCCGGGCTAGTCGCCAAGGGTGAGCCCTTTCAGATCTTCACCAATAACTCGCGGTTCACGCCAGAAGATCATGCCGAGCGTCTAAGAGCGGTTGGCTTCGCCGTGCAGCCAGAGCACATCTACACATCGGCGCTCGCCACCGCGCGGTTCATGGCGCTGCAAAAGCACCGATCAACTGCCTATGTTATCGGCGACCACGGTCTGGTCGAGGCCCTGCGGCAGGCAGGCTGCCGAATAACAGAGTTTGCCCCCGAATTCGTGGTCCTCGGAGACACCACGTCGTACCACTACGAGCAGATCGCAACTGGCGCTGAGCTTGTGGCGAAGGGCGCGCGCTTTCTCGCCACCAACCCGGATGCCACTGGCCCGACCGAGCGGGGCTCCCATCCGGCGTGCGGGGCTGTCGCGGCACTAATCGAGAAGGCCACCGGCCGTCAGCCCTATTTCGTCGGGAAGCCGAACCCGTTCATGATGCGCGACGCGCTCGACCGGCTGGGAGTTCGAGCTGTCGATACCATCATGGTCGGGGACCGCATGGATACCGACGTGCTCGCGGGGCTGGAATCGGGCCTGAGAACAGCCCTTGTGCTTACTGGTGTGACCAAGCTGGCAGACATAGAGCGGTTTCCATTCAGACCGGACTACGTGGTCGAGTGCCTTGCCGATCTGGGCCAAATCATAGCGAAC
This region of Mesorhizobium sp. M2A.F.Ca.ET.046.03.2.1 genomic DNA includes:
- a CDS encoding NAD-dependent succinate-semialdehyde dehydrogenase, which produces MFGAIDRLPAPGTPASERTFEVLNPSSGEVLAVLPDMGVKETRAAIDKAYTAQPRWAALPARERSDVLWRWHELIMDHADDLAAILTAEMGKPFAEAKSEVSHAAAYLQWYAEEANRIYGETIPPPSIDRRMMVIKQPIGVVGTITPWNFPASMVARKISPALAAGCAIVLKPAEQTPLVAGAMFALAHQAGFPDGVINLVYASEGDAVGRELCSNPKVRKISFTGSTEVGRLLMRQCSDQIKKVSLELGGNAPFIVFDDADIDAAVDGAIQAKFRNAGQTCVSANRLYVQSSVHDEFVEKFVDKVRHLSVGDGFVAGVDIGPLIDIHALRKIESHIADAVAKGGIIRCGAERIGKDGTFFKPTVLTEISSIMAVAQEETFGPLAPIIRFEDADQVVREANDTIYGLAAYFYASNLKRVWRVAEALEYGMVGINTGRMSSEAAPFGGMKQSGIGREGSRHGLEDYLEMKYLCMGGI
- a CDS encoding HAD-IIA family hydrolase, which gives rise to MIIAHLLDMDGVLVRGGQPISGSVGYVAGLVAKGEPFQIFTNNSRFTPEDHAERLRAVGFAVQPEHIYTSALATARFMALQKHRSTAYVIGDHGLVEALRQAGCRITEFAPEFVVLGDTTSYHYEQIATGAELVAKGARFLATNPDATGPTERGSHPACGAVAALIEKATGRQPYFVGKPNPFMMRDALDRLGVRAVDTIMVGDRMDTDVLAGLESGLRTALVLTGVTKLADIERFPFRPDYVVECLADLGQIIANQ